One genomic segment of Erysipelotrichaceae bacterium 66202529 includes these proteins:
- the grpE gene encoding nucleotide exchange factor GrpE codes for MQEEKEHVSEETKDAVQSEDVKTAETAEQAVQKETKEEKKEAEKEDKKSAKFGKKKKIEELEEEIVKLKEEAAANKNAYFKAYADTENLKKRLQAESDNVRKYRIQSFAMEILPVLDNLERALDVKVDDQNIKNYAKGFEMIYQQLVHILDKEGVKEIEALDKPFDPNYHQALMQEAKEGVESGMVIEVLQKGYMLKDRVLRATLVKVSE; via the coding sequence ATGCAGGAAGAAAAAGAACATGTGAGTGAAGAAACAAAGGATGCCGTACAAAGCGAGGATGTGAAGACGGCTGAGACTGCTGAACAGGCAGTGCAGAAGGAAACAAAGGAAGAAAAGAAGGAAGCGGAAAAGGAAGATAAAAAATCCGCTAAATTCGGTAAGAAGAAAAAAATTGAAGAGCTGGAAGAAGAAATCGTAAAGCTGAAGGAAGAAGCAGCGGCTAATAAAAATGCCTATTTCAAGGCATATGCGGATACGGAAAATCTGAAAAAGCGTCTGCAGGCGGAAAGTGACAATGTTCGCAAGTACCGCATTCAAAGCTTTGCGATGGAAATCCTGCCGGTGCTGGATAATCTGGAGCGTGCGCTGGATGTTAAGGTCGATGATCAAAACATCAAAAATTACGCCAAGGGCTTTGAAATGATTTACCAGCAGCTGGTACACATTCTTGATAAAGAGGGTGTAAAGGAAATTGAGGCGCTGGATAAGCCGTTTGATCCGAATTACCACCAGGCTCTGATGCAGGAGGCAAAGGAAGGCGTGGAAAGCGGCATGGTCATTGAAGTCCTGCAAAAGGGATATATGCTGAAGGATCGCGTATTACGTGCAACACTTGTAAAGGTTAGCGAATAG
- the dnaK gene encoding molecular chaperone DnaK, with product MSKIIGIDLGTTNSCVSVMDGGECKVITNPEGNRTTPSVVAYKNGERIVGDAAKRQVVTNKNTVSSIKRLMGTNEKVELEGKQYTPQEVSAMILQYLKSYAEDYLGEKVEKAVITVPAYFNDAQRQATKDAGKIAGLEVERIINEPTAAALAYGIDKTEKEQKVLVYDLGGGTFDVSILELADGTFEVLSTNGDTRLGGDDFDNIVVDWMVDTFKKENGVDLRKDTMAMQRLKEAGEKAKKDLSGMVQTQISLPFISAGADGPLHFEATLTRAKFDEMTKSLVDRTMEPVRNALRDAGLTKNDIHQVLLVGGSTRIPAVQEAVKSVLGKEPNKSVNPDEVVAMGAAIQGGVIAGDVKDVLLLDVTPLSLGIETMGGVMTVLIPRNTTIPTSKSQVFSTAADNQPAVDIRVLQGERPMANDNKELGMFKLDGIAPARRGVPQIEVTFDIDVNGIVHVSAKDKGTGKEQSITIQNTSGLSDEEIDRMVREAEEHKAEDEKRKEEIDLRNRAEGFIAQIDSMLADNGDKIDAKQKEETQKLRDDLQKSLDENDMDAVKEKLEALEKAAQAASAQMYQQQSADPNAGAGANNANNDDNVVDAEFEEKK from the coding sequence ATGAGTAAAATTATTGGTATTGACTTAGGAACAACAAACAGCTGTGTGTCCGTTATGGACGGTGGTGAATGCAAGGTCATCACAAATCCGGAAGGAAACCGTACAACACCATCTGTTGTCGCATACAAAAACGGAGAACGTATCGTCGGTGATGCTGCAAAGCGTCAGGTCGTTACAAACAAAAATACAGTTAGCTCTATCAAGCGTCTGATGGGTACCAATGAAAAGGTTGAATTGGAGGGCAAGCAGTATACACCGCAGGAGGTCAGTGCAATGATCCTGCAGTATCTGAAATCCTATGCAGAGGATTACCTTGGAGAAAAGGTGGAAAAAGCAGTTATCACAGTACCTGCATATTTCAATGATGCACAGCGTCAGGCTACTAAGGACGCAGGAAAGATTGCCGGTCTGGAGGTAGAGCGTATCATCAACGAGCCGACTGCAGCTGCACTTGCTTACGGTATTGATAAAACAGAAAAGGAACAGAAGGTTCTGGTATATGACTTAGGTGGAGGTACATTCGACGTTTCTATCCTGGAGTTGGCTGATGGAACATTTGAGGTACTGTCTACAAACGGTGATACCCGTCTGGGTGGTGATGATTTCGATAACATCGTCGTTGACTGGATGGTGGATACCTTCAAGAAGGAAAACGGTGTAGACCTGCGTAAGGATACGATGGCTATGCAGCGTTTGAAGGAAGCTGGAGAAAAAGCGAAGAAGGATCTGAGTGGTATGGTTCAGACACAGATTTCCCTGCCATTTATCTCTGCTGGAGCTGATGGACCTCTGCACTTTGAAGCTACACTGACTCGTGCAAAATTCGATGAAATGACAAAATCCTTAGTTGACCGTACCATGGAGCCGGTAAGAAATGCCCTGCGTGATGCTGGTTTAACAAAGAACGATATTCACCAGGTACTGTTAGTAGGTGGATCTACCCGTATCCCTGCTGTACAGGAAGCGGTTAAGAGCGTACTTGGTAAGGAACCAAATAAATCTGTAAACCCGGATGAGGTTGTTGCTATGGGTGCTGCTATTCAGGGTGGTGTTATCGCCGGTGATGTAAAGGACGTACTGCTGCTGGATGTTACACCGTTAAGCCTTGGTATCGAGACGATGGGCGGTGTTATGACCGTGCTGATTCCTCGAAACACTACTATTCCAACAAGCAAATCCCAGGTGTTCTCAACTGCTGCCGACAACCAGCCTGCTGTAGACATCCGTGTTCTGCAGGGTGAGCGTCCAATGGCAAATGATAACAAGGAGCTTGGTATGTTCAAGCTGGACGGTATTGCTCCAGCTCGCCGCGGTGTGCCACAGATTGAAGTTACCTTCGATATTGACGTAAATGGTATTGTTCATGTATCTGCAAAGGATAAGGGTACCGGTAAGGAACAGTCCATTACGATTCAGAATACAAGCGGATTAAGCGATGAAGAAATCGACCGTATGGTTCGTGAGGCTGAGGAACACAAGGCTGAGGACGAAAAACGTAAGGAAGAAATCGACCTGCGCAATCGTGCAGAGGGCTTCATTGCTCAGATTGACTCCATGCTGGCTGACAACGGAGATAAGATCGATGCTAAGCAGAAGGAAGAAACACAGAAGCTGCGTGACGATCTGCAGAAATCTCTGGATGAAAACGACATGGATGCTGTAAAAGAAAAACTGGAAGCACTGGAGAAGGCTGCTCAGGCGGCAAGTGCTCAGATGTATCAGCAGCAGAGTGCTGACCCGAATGCAGGAGCAGGTGCAAACAACGCAAACAACGATGATAACGTTGTAGACGCTGAATTTGAAGAAAAGAAGTAA
- a CDS encoding polysaccharide deacetylase family protein, translated as MQKQKSAIDVTSHYAQMVRVDKETPLYEKKDGEYKETGRIFKGTVLHLDQRDAQNMKENYFRLQTDDCYILADHVVPEQTEENSVKKSSVYLPFNENIVTKDSYAIEDETGNKLAEVTHKASYPIYVKDEDRYGVLIQNKLVYIPKSAVAETQKSDNNSEPTAKQLPVFMYHYFYSKENGEVSKNGNWLEVKDFEAQLKYLKDHDYVTLRMQDVENFMDGKVQLPKNSVSITIDDGTASIYKYAYPLLKKYGDTATFFLIGDHLKNDTLPKSFQEMQKNGMELQSHSYGMHTGGCEGGHGGALRCVGHEEGVADTKKSFSIIGGGNVYCYPYGDVTESALQIMKDAGVHMAFTTNYGKIEPGMDKLQLPRVRIFGDAGIQQFIYSLES; from the coding sequence ATGCAGAAGCAGAAGTCTGCTATTGACGTAACCTCACATTATGCACAAATGGTGCGTGTTGATAAGGAAACGCCGCTGTATGAGAAAAAGGATGGAGAATACAAGGAAACCGGCCGTATCTTTAAGGGGACTGTGCTGCACCTGGATCAGCGTGACGCACAGAACATGAAAGAAAATTATTTCAGGCTGCAAACGGATGACTGCTACATCCTGGCTGATCATGTGGTACCCGAACAAACAGAAGAAAACAGTGTCAAAAAGTCCAGTGTATATCTGCCGTTTAATGAAAATATCGTGACAAAGGACAGCTATGCCATCGAGGATGAAACAGGAAACAAGCTTGCGGAAGTAACTCATAAGGCTTCCTATCCGATTTACGTGAAGGATGAAGATCGTTATGGCGTGCTGATTCAGAATAAGCTCGTGTATATTCCTAAATCTGCAGTAGCTGAAACACAGAAATCGGACAATAACAGTGAGCCAACCGCTAAGCAGCTTCCGGTTTTCATGTATCACTATTTCTATTCCAAGGAAAACGGAGAAGTATCGAAAAATGGAAACTGGCTGGAGGTCAAGGATTTTGAAGCACAGCTGAAGTATCTTAAGGATCACGATTATGTGACGCTGCGGATGCAGGATGTGGAGAATTTCATGGATGGAAAGGTACAGCTGCCGAAGAACAGTGTTTCCATCACAATCGACGATGGCACAGCTTCTATCTATAAGTATGCATATCCGCTGCTGAAAAAATATGGGGATACGGCGACGTTCTTTCTGATTGGTGACCATCTGAAAAACGATACGCTGCCAAAAAGCTTCCAGGAAATGCAAAAAAACGGTATGGAGCTGCAGTCGCATTCCTATGGTATGCATACCGGCGGGTGCGAAGGCGGTCATGGCGGAGCTCTGCGCTGTGTGGGACATGAGGAAGGTGTCGCAGATACGAAAAAGTCGTTTTCCATCATCGGCGGAGGCAATGTGTATTGTTATCCATATGGCGATGTGACGGAAAGTGCCTTGCAAATTATGAAAGATGCAGGTGTGCATATGGCTTTTACGACAAATTATGGTAAAATAGAACCCGGCATGGATAAGCTGCAGCTGCCAAGAGTGCGTATTTTCGGTGACGCGGGTATCCAGCAGTTCATATACAGTCTGGAAAGTTAG
- the dnaJ gene encoding molecular chaperone DnaJ, which yields MSKRDYYEVLGLSKGASDDEIKKAYRKMAKKYHPDVNKDPGAEESFKEVNEAYEVLSDPQKKATYDQFGHAGMDGANFGGGAGGFGGFEDFGDIFGSFFGGGFGGGGGRRSNNGPRKGNDRFMQMRIDFMDAIFGKTETVTIEVDEQCDECMGSGAKSKSDIKSCPHCNGTGTVTTQQRTPFGVFQSQSVCPDCNGTGKTIVNKCPKCHGKGYEHKRVKLDIKIPAGIQSGQQVRVPNKGERGVNGGPNGDLYIEILVSRHKQFVRDGNDIRITVPISAVDAILGCKVDVPTVYGDVELTIPAGTQYGQQFRLKGKGVKSASSRGGQGDQYVEVKVEVPTKITRDEKELYEKIRNKKSHESPFDKFKKAFK from the coding sequence ATGAGCAAACGAGATTATTATGAAGTCCTGGGACTCAGCAAGGGTGCCAGCGATGATGAAATAAAAAAAGCCTATCGGAAGATGGCGAAAAAGTATCACCCGGATGTCAATAAGGATCCGGGGGCTGAGGAGTCATTCAAGGAAGTAAATGAAGCCTATGAGGTGCTGAGTGATCCGCAGAAGAAGGCAACCTATGACCAGTTCGGTCATGCCGGTATGGATGGTGCCAATTTTGGCGGTGGTGCCGGAGGCTTTGGCGGATTTGAGGATTTCGGTGACATTTTCGGTTCGTTTTTTGGCGGTGGCTTCGGCGGCGGTGGTGGCCGGCGTTCCAATAACGGGCCGCGTAAGGGAAATGATCGCTTCATGCAGATGCGCATTGATTTCATGGATGCTATTTTCGGTAAAACGGAAACCGTTACGATCGAGGTGGATGAGCAGTGTGATGAGTGTATGGGAAGCGGTGCGAAAAGCAAGTCCGATATCAAATCCTGTCCGCATTGTAATGGAACCGGTACAGTAACGACGCAGCAGAGAACGCCGTTTGGTGTGTTCCAGAGTCAGTCTGTATGTCCGGATTGTAACGGAACAGGAAAGACGATTGTGAACAAGTGTCCGAAGTGCCATGGCAAGGGCTATGAGCATAAGCGTGTGAAGCTGGATATCAAGATTCCGGCAGGTATTCAGTCCGGCCAGCAGGTGCGTGTACCGAATAAGGGAGAGCGCGGTGTAAATGGCGGGCCGAATGGGGATTTGTATATCGAAATCCTGGTGAGCCGTCACAAACAGTTTGTCCGTGATGGCAATGATATCCGTATCACGGTGCCAATCAGCGCTGTGGATGCGATTTTGGGATGTAAGGTAGATGTGCCAACCGTTTACGGTGATGTGGAGCTGACGATTCCGGCAGGTACGCAGTATGGCCAGCAGTTCCGTTTGAAGGGTAAGGGTGTCAAGTCTGCCTCCTCACGTGGCGGTCAGGGTGATCAGTATGTCGAGGTCAAGGTGGAAGTGCCTACCAAAATTACACGCGATGAAAAGGAGCTGTATGAGAAAATCCGCAATAAGAAATCTCATGAGTCTCCATTCGATAAGTTTAAAAAGGCTTTTAAATAA